A single window of Salvia splendens isolate huo1 chromosome 8, SspV2, whole genome shotgun sequence DNA harbors:
- the LOC121744192 gene encoding F-box protein At5g49610-like: MISKDSIRRRRKQDFFKYLPSEILTDILLRLPLENIATCRCVCKPWLNLIETDYFNKSHLSKSSPSLVVSIPDTNSNWFNVFKLEEKPKRKLNPITKFDFPQASTIQGSSNGLLLLKNPFRDHLYVCNPITREFVELSGRLTRPREDCYGIGVSRISGQHKVVYLNPTYDGCHVYTLESGSSWRRVEGVIPSFDCCHSSVAAFVNGNLHWFVSKLRVPPYVCCFDLETECFSTFSPPTECLKRNNIDKGMLCTLGDCLCFCDDEPEFKSDYYHVMWLLKEYKSVEKSWCKVYVKIRQGPQLDVLIKHPHYGHGLFKRLLPINVYENGDMLMLWNEEHFLYYSKKWRSLKNIGLFGKMDDDSFNINSILLTPSFLSLKRQFGMKNVISF, encoded by the coding sequence ATGATCTCCAAAGACTCAATCCGTCGAAGAAGGAAGCAAGATTTCTTCAAATACCTACCATCAGAGATCCTCACCGATATCCTATTGAGACTTCCTCTTGAAAACATTGCAACTTGCAGATGTGTTTGCAAACCGTGGCTCAATCTCATTGAGACTGACTATTTTAACAAGTCCCATCTTTCTAAATCCTCCCCTTCCCTAGTGGTCTCGATACCTGATACAAATTCAAATTGGTTCAATGTTTTCAAATTGGAAGAGAAGCCAAAACGCAAGCTGAATCCAATCACCAAGTTTGATTTCCCCCAAGCATCAACAATACAAGGTTCTTCCAATGGTTTGCTTCTTCTGAAAAATCCTTTTCGTGATCATCTTTATGTATGTAATCCTATCACCCGTGAATTTGTTGAGCTCAGTGGCCGTCTTACTCGCCCTCGAGAAGATTGTTATGGAATTGGAGTGAGCAGAATAAGCGGACAACATAAGGTTGTCTATCTCAACCCTACCTACGACGGATGTCATGTATACACTCTTGAATCAGGATCTTCATGGAGACGCGTTGAAGGTGTTATCCCCTCGTTTGATTGTTGTCACAGCTCCGTTGCTGCATTTGTTAATGGCAATCTCCACTGGTTTGTTTCAAAATTACGGGTGCCCCCTTACGTTTGCTGTTTTGATCTTGAGACAGAATGTTTTAGCACTTTCTCTCCACCAACTGAATGTCTCAAGAGAAACAACATTGACAAGGGAATGTTGTGTACTTTAGGAGATTGTCTGTGTTTTTGTGATGACGAACCAGAATTTAAAAGTGACTATTATCACGTGATGTGGTTGCTGAAGGAATATAAATCAGTTGAGAAAAGTTGGTGCAAGGTATATGTCAAAATCAGGCAAGGACCTCAATTAGATGTCCTCATCAAACATCCTCATTATGGTCATGGTTTATTTAAACGCCTTCTGCCTATCAATGTTTACGAGAATGGAGACATGTTGATGTTATGGAATGAGGAACACTTTCTATACTACTCTAAAAAGTGGAGAAGTCTTAAAAACATTGGTTTGTTTGGTAAAATGGATGATGATTCTTTCAATATTAATTCCATTCTCCTCACTCCAAGTTTTCTCTCACTCAAAAGACAATTTGGTATGAAGAATGTAATATCATTTTag
- the LOC121744194 gene encoding uncharacterized protein LOC121744194, translating into MLCIGMRIEVKRRKRHKRKHVENQEPCIMRGVYFKNLKWQAAIKVDKKQIHLGTVGSQEEATRLYDRTCHCEPLKAQALRIVLCSFLAPISPIFEQGQDPQNSENTKLVSVHPLPLNDSLKPKESPVPMNSLVQTIQIECERR; encoded by the exons ATGCTCTGTATTGGCATGAGAATCG AGGTTAAACGAAGAAAGAGACACAAAAGGAAGCACGTCGAAAACCAAGAACCATGCATCATGAGAGGCGTCTATTTCAAGAATTTGAAATGGCAAGCTGCCATTAAAGTTGACAAGAAACAGATCCATTTAGGAACTGTAGGCTCTCAAGAAGAGGCTACTCGACTGTATGACAG GACCTGCCATTGTGAGCCTTTGAAGGCGCAAGCCCTTAGGATTGTGCTCTG TTCTTTCTTGGCTCCAATTTCACCGATTTTTGAGCAAGGACAGGATCCTCAGAATTCTGAAAACACTAAACTAGTGAGTGTTCATCCTCTGCCTTTGAATGATAGTCTCAAACCAAAAGAA AGCCCTGTACCAATGAACTCATTAGTCCAGACAATCCAAATCGAATGTGAAAGAAGATGA